Proteins encoded within one genomic window of Prauserella marina:
- a CDS encoding aminotransferase class V-fold PLP-dependent enzyme yields MTSTLNPIADDTIANPIATVPETAGAELTVPLVTGESVGYANFDHAASAPCLSSVRRAVDEFLPWYASVHRGAGFASQVSTTIYERARQAVHTFVGGRSCDSVVFTRNTTDSLNLLARAVPRGTAVVLFDTEHHAALLPWRGHHVRRLPAPRTRSEAVTAVAKALAECPEGPRLVVAAGASNVTGELLPVAELTEVAHEAGARIVVDAAQLAPHRRVSLRELGADYVALSGHKLYAPFGAGALVGRSDWLRAAEPYLAGGGASKLVQGKETGVEVVWNTGAERHEAGSPNTVGVYALGVACTELATQWQQIEDHETALLDRLTSGLAEVAGLRVLRLFAGDGQNDQVGTISFVIDGFQPNWVAAVLSAEYGIGVRDGAFCAHIATRRLIGDAGGSGQQALRVSLGLGSKEEHVERLLRALHDITQGRTCWDYTIRDGRWAPTPDPRPLPTFLS; encoded by the coding sequence ATGACCAGCACTCTGAATCCCATCGCCGACGACACGATCGCCAACCCGATCGCGACGGTGCCGGAGACGGCGGGAGCCGAGCTCACCGTCCCGCTGGTCACCGGAGAATCCGTGGGATACGCCAACTTCGACCACGCGGCGAGCGCTCCCTGTTTGAGTTCGGTCCGCCGCGCGGTCGACGAGTTCCTGCCGTGGTACGCCAGCGTGCACAGGGGTGCCGGTTTCGCGTCCCAGGTGTCGACCACCATCTACGAGCGCGCACGGCAAGCGGTCCACACCTTCGTCGGCGGCCGTTCCTGTGACTCCGTCGTCTTCACGCGCAACACGACGGATTCGCTGAACCTGCTGGCCCGCGCGGTACCGAGGGGAACAGCGGTCGTGCTGTTCGACACCGAGCACCACGCCGCGCTGCTGCCGTGGCGCGGTCACCACGTTCGCCGCCTTCCCGCCCCGCGCACCAGGAGCGAAGCGGTCACCGCCGTCGCGAAGGCGCTCGCCGAATGCCCGGAGGGCCCCCGGCTCGTGGTGGCGGCAGGTGCCTCGAACGTCACCGGTGAACTACTGCCCGTCGCCGAACTGACCGAGGTCGCCCACGAGGCCGGCGCGCGGATCGTCGTGGACGCCGCGCAACTGGCTCCCCACCGCAGGGTTTCCCTGCGGGAACTCGGCGCTGACTACGTGGCCCTTTCGGGACACAAGCTCTACGCCCCGTTCGGCGCCGGCGCCCTGGTGGGAAGGTCCGACTGGCTTCGAGCCGCGGAGCCCTACCTCGCTGGCGGTGGTGCCAGCAAACTCGTTCAGGGTAAGGAAACCGGTGTCGAGGTCGTCTGGAACACCGGCGCCGAGCGGCACGAAGCGGGCTCCCCCAACACCGTCGGCGTGTACGCGCTTGGCGTTGCCTGCACGGAACTGGCCACGCAATGGCAGCAGATCGAGGACCACGAGACGGCGCTGCTCGACCGGCTCACCTCAGGTCTCGCCGAGGTCGCGGGCCTGCGCGTGCTGAGGCTGTTCGCCGGGGACGGCCAGAACGACCAGGTCGGCACGATCAGCTTCGTCATCGACGGATTCCAGCCGAACTGGGTGGCCGCCGTGCTGTCGGCCGAGTACGGCATCGGCGTGCGCGACGGCGCGTTCTGCGCGCACATCGCCACGAGGAGGCTCATCGGCGACGCGGGTGGTTCCGGGCAGCAGGCGCTGCGCGTGAGCCTCGGCCTCGGCTCGAAGGAGGAGCACGTCGAGCGGCTGCTGCGGGCGCTGCACGACATCACCCAGGGTCGTACTTGCTGGGACTACACCATTCGCGACGGCCGCTGGGCGCCGACGCCGGACCCCCGCCCGTTGCCCACTTTCCTGTCCTGA
- a CDS encoding TetR/AcrR family transcriptional regulator: MIQQRDAVAETGARARTRKAILDAAVSVLSKDSTASLGEIAAEAGVGRTTMHRYFPERSDLLTAIGAEALGKVAVATERAKVDEGTAAEALERLALELFDLGDLLMLAFNDPGLTNSPDWETETEADQATARLLDRIRVEGGDPELDADWLVQVLWSVLYAAWTHTRENGVPRQQALRLCLRTLRNATGLGGA; this comes from the coding sequence GTGATCCAGCAGCGCGATGCCGTCGCGGAGACAGGTGCCCGGGCCAGGACGAGGAAGGCGATCCTCGACGCCGCCGTTTCCGTGCTGTCCAAGGATTCCACCGCGAGCCTCGGCGAGATCGCCGCCGAGGCGGGGGTCGGGCGAACGACGATGCACCGGTACTTCCCCGAGCGCTCCGACCTGCTCACCGCGATCGGCGCCGAAGCGCTCGGCAAGGTCGCCGTGGCGACCGAGAGGGCGAAGGTCGACGAGGGCACCGCGGCCGAGGCACTGGAGCGGCTGGCGCTGGAACTGTTCGACCTCGGCGATCTGCTGATGCTGGCTTTCAACGACCCCGGGTTGACCAACAGCCCCGACTGGGAGACCGAGACCGAGGCCGATCAGGCCACCGCGCGGTTGCTCGACCGGATCCGTGTCGAAGGAGGCGACCCGGAACTCGACGCGGACTGGCTCGTCCAGGTGCTGTGGTCCGTGCTGTACGCGGCCTGGACACACACGAGGGAGAACGGTGTACCGAGGCAGCAGGCGCTGCGTCTGTGCCTGCGCACGCTGCGCAACGCGACGGGACTGGGCGGAGCCTGA